One Cellulomonas taurus genomic region harbors:
- a CDS encoding S1 family peptidase, with amino-acid sequence MATAALVIGLAGGITAPTASADDAVAPTAGAAFDEQAVALLGVDGVESVTTDGEGNVVLAVTTPEDDLAPPAEEFVTEHSNVDVQVIDAPFSALASTDVVAGAGYVGLLDDGSGFLCSIGFTGFSPSGRPAVISAGHCTGDGLVSRTLLTVPSGDPAGGGGSVRTQAELGTFGYSQFGGPGNTAGDTDRNATDVSVIDVTNTSLTLRPWVTNWATPADLSQSARPVTAVGTAEVGGQVVKSGRTTGLTEGTVGAFGWARVDGRLVYGFETNVRSDHGDSGGAVLQGGTAVGVVSGGTTSGGAPLMWAADLPTALARTGGYTVAVSLAAPVLVGPAANATIEAGALVSGTAPANTTLAVQSSVGESFQVPVTAAGTWSFPATTTTGSVSYTLTVRSGYSASAPLVVGYTVVTPNARPIGQIDAATASGRQLTVSGWTLDPDTSDSIPVHVYVDGTFAGSVTASGSRPDVERAYGKGAAHGFSWSSTVAYGSHQVCVYAIDSAGGPNPSLGCRTVSVSNAAPIGNVDAVSASGNALRVSGWALDPDTSDSIPVHVYIDGTFGGAVTATGTRPDVERAYGKGAAHGFNWSSTVAYGSHQVCVYAIDSAGGPNPSLGCRTVSVTNAAPIGNVDAVSTSGSRLTVSGWALDPDTADSIPVHVYVDGKAVLALAANRARPDVDRAYGKGAAHGFVASATVAPGSHRVCVYAIDSAGGANPLLGCRTS; translated from the coding sequence GTGGCGACTGCCGCCCTGGTGATCGGGCTGGCGGGCGGCATCACCGCGCCGACGGCCAGCGCCGACGATGCCGTCGCCCCGACGGCGGGCGCCGCCTTCGACGAGCAGGCGGTGGCACTCCTCGGGGTGGACGGGGTGGAGTCGGTCACCACGGACGGCGAGGGCAATGTGGTCCTGGCGGTGACCACGCCGGAGGACGACCTAGCCCCGCCGGCGGAGGAGTTCGTCACGGAGCACAGCAATGTGGACGTCCAGGTGATCGATGCGCCATTCAGCGCATTGGCCAGCACCGATGTCGTGGCCGGCGCCGGATATGTCGGGCTGTTGGACGACGGATCCGGATTCCTGTGCTCGATCGGATTCACCGGATTCTCGCCCAGTGGCCGTCCGGCGGTGATCTCGGCCGGCCATTGCACCGGCGACGGTCTGGTGAGCCGAACCCTGCTCACGGTTCCGAGCGGCGACCCCGCCGGTGGTGGCGGCTCGGTGCGGACGCAGGCCGAGTTGGGCACCTTCGGGTACTCGCAGTTCGGCGGTCCGGGCAATACCGCGGGCGACACGGACCGGAACGCCACGGACGTCTCGGTGATCGACGTGACGAACACCAGCCTGACCCTGCGGCCCTGGGTGACCAACTGGGCGACCCCTGCCGACCTGTCCCAGTCGGCCCGCCCGGTCACCGCCGTGGGCACCGCCGAGGTCGGCGGCCAGGTGGTGAAGTCGGGTCGTACTACCGGGCTGACCGAGGGCACCGTCGGAGCCTTCGGCTGGGCCCGGGTGGACGGCCGGCTGGTCTACGGGTTCGAGACGAATGTGCGTTCCGACCACGGTGACTCCGGGGGAGCGGTGCTGCAGGGCGGCACGGCGGTCGGTGTGGTGTCGGGTGGGACGACCTCCGGGGGAGCGCCGCTGATGTGGGCGGCCGACCTGCCGACGGCGCTGGCCCGCACCGGCGGGTACACGGTGGCGGTGAGTCTGGCCGCGCCGGTGCTGGTCGGCCCGGCGGCGAATGCCACGATCGAGGCGGGCGCACTGGTGAGCGGCACCGCGCCCGCGAACACCACGCTGGCGGTGCAGTCGTCGGTCGGGGAGTCCTTCCAGGTGCCCGTGACCGCGGCCGGGACCTGGTCCTTCCCCGCGACCACGACCACCGGGTCGGTGAGCTACACGCTGACGGTGCGGTCCGGCTACTCCGCCTCCGCGCCGTTGGTGGTCGGGTACACGGTGGTGACGCCGAACGCGCGGCCGATCGGGCAGATCGACGCGGCGACGGCGAGCGGGCGGCAGCTGACCGTCTCCGGGTGGACGCTCGACCCGGACACCTCGGACTCGATCCCGGTGCACGTCTACGTGGACGGGACGTTCGCCGGTTCGGTGACCGCGAGCGGTTCGCGTCCCGACGTGGAGCGGGCGTACGGCAAGGGGGCCGCGCACGGGTTCAGCTGGTCGTCGACGGTGGCCTATGGCTCGCACCAGGTGTGCGTCTACGCCATCGACTCCGCCGGTGGACCGAACCCGTCCCTCGGCTGCCGGACGGTGTCGGTGAGCAATGCGGCGCCGATCGGGAACGTGGATGCGGTGTCGGCCTCGGGCAACGCGCTGCGGGTGTCCGGGTGGGCGTTGGATCCGGACACCTCGGACTCGATCCCGGTGCACGTCTACATCGACGGCACGTTCGGCGGTGCGGTGACCGCGACCGGTACCCGCCCCGACGTCGAGCGGGCCTACGGCAAGGGGGCCGCCCACGGGTTCAACTGGTCGTCGACCGTGGCCTATGGCTCGCACCAGGTGTGCGTCTACGCCATCGACTCCGCCGGTGGACCCAATCCGTCCCTCGGCTGCCGGACGGTGTCCGTGACCAACGCCGCGCCGATCGGGAACGTGGACGCGGTGTCCACCTCCGGCTCGCGGCTGACCGTGTCCGGCTGGGCGCTGGATCCGGACACCGCGGACTCGATCCCGGTGCACGTCTACGTCGACGGCAAGGCGGTGCTCGCGCTGGCCGCCAACCGCGCCCGGCCGGATGTCGACCGGGCGTACGGCAAGGGGGCCGCGCACGGCTTCGTCGCCTCGGCCACCGTCGCTCCGGGGTCGCACCGGGTGTGCGTGTACGCCATCGACTCCGCGGGCGGTGCGAACCCGCTGCTGGGCTGCCGGACCAGCTGA
- a CDS encoding alpha/beta fold hydrolase: MSTSVFKKRWLVLAAVPVVLAGLLGVAVLVENARTAAGRDAHPMPGQLVDVGGHRVHVVQQGTGGPTVVLEAGSGEVASGWADVAAGLDDLTTVVRYDRAGTAWSEPAEEPRTAEAVIADLRTALREIDAPEPYVLVGHSLGGLYVREFARRYPEEVAGLVLVDARPEDDARRTAALLPDGAGTSALPTWIPSLLKATGVLRFDGGSLLEGLVPADQRQEFLNVTASPTYFSTQRDEADRISTTEDALRGQDLGDLPVRIIARGLPQDYAAAGVDAETGAELERIWQDGQRRMLALSTDSSLVVAERSGHLIPAEQPEIVVSEVRALFADIGQLP; the protein is encoded by the coding sequence ATGAGTACGAGTGTGTTCAAAAAGAGATGGCTGGTCCTCGCCGCGGTCCCGGTCGTGCTGGCCGGGCTGCTCGGTGTGGCCGTGCTGGTGGAGAACGCGCGGACGGCCGCCGGTCGGGATGCGCATCCGATGCCGGGGCAGCTGGTCGATGTCGGTGGTCACCGCGTGCACGTGGTCCAGCAGGGGACCGGTGGCCCGACCGTGGTGCTGGAGGCGGGCAGCGGCGAGGTCGCGTCGGGCTGGGCGGACGTGGCGGCCGGCCTGGACGACCTGACCACCGTGGTGCGGTACGACCGCGCGGGCACCGCGTGGAGCGAGCCCGCCGAGGAGCCGCGCACCGCCGAGGCCGTGATCGCCGACCTGCGGACCGCTCTCCGGGAGATCGACGCACCCGAGCCGTACGTGCTGGTCGGTCACAGTCTGGGCGGCCTGTACGTCAGGGAGTTCGCCCGTCGGTACCCGGAGGAGGTCGCGGGGCTGGTCCTGGTGGACGCCCGACCCGAGGACGATGCCCGTCGCACGGCCGCTCTGCTGCCGGACGGGGCGGGCACCTCGGCGTTGCCCACCTGGATCCCGAGCCTACTGAAGGCCACCGGAGTGCTGCGCTTCGACGGCGGGTCGCTGCTGGAGGGGTTGGTCCCGGCGGATCAACGGCAGGAGTTCCTGAACGTGACGGCCTCGCCGACCTACTTCAGTACTCAGCGAGACGAGGCCGACCGGATCTCGACCACCGAGGACGCGCTGCGGGGACAGGACCTGGGCGACCTCCCGGTGCGGATCATCGCGCGGGGGCTGCCCCAGGACTATGCCGCTGCCGGGGTGGACGCCGAGACCGGGGCCGAGCTCGAACGGATCTGGCAGGACGGGCAGCGACGGATGCTCGCGCTCTCGACCGACAGCAGCCTGGTGGTGGCCGAGCGCAGCGGACACCTGATCCCCGCCGAACAGCCCGAGATCGTCGTATCGGAAGTACGCGCGTTGTTCGCCGATATCGGGCAATTGCCCTGA
- a CDS encoding TetR/AcrR family transcriptional regulator — translation MPRLIDHAERDRVIAEAAWTVLTRDGVLAFSVRNVADEAGLATASLRRRFPTQDALRVYCLRLVSERVTARIAALDPATDPATLALSCLEQLLPLDAERRVEMEVFLALASLAPTNPAVRVAYGEAHDAIARVCRSVVELVAGTPDDTAARRVHALVDGLALHLVHQDPAEDTDWAVGILADAVWPLRT, via the coding sequence ATGCCGAGGTTGATCGATCACGCCGAACGCGACCGGGTCATCGCCGAAGCCGCCTGGACGGTGCTGACCAGGGATGGCGTGCTCGCGTTCTCCGTCCGCAACGTCGCCGACGAGGCAGGGCTCGCCACCGCCTCGCTGCGGCGGCGGTTCCCCACCCAAGACGCCCTGCGGGTGTACTGCCTGCGGCTGGTCTCGGAGCGCGTCACCGCCCGGATCGCGGCGCTGGACCCCGCCACCGACCCGGCCACCCTCGCCCTCAGCTGCCTCGAACAGCTGCTGCCGCTGGACGCCGAGCGCCGGGTGGAGATGGAGGTGTTCCTCGCCCTGGCGTCGCTGGCCCCCACCAATCCCGCCGTCCGGGTCGCGTACGGCGAGGCCCATGACGCCATCGCGCGGGTGTGCCGCTCGGTGGTGGAGCTGGTCGCGGGCACCCCCGACGACACGGCGGCCCGGCGCGTGCACGCCCTGGTCGACGGCCTCGCGCTCCACCTGGTGCACCAGGACCCGGCGGAGGACACGGACTGGGCGGTCGGCATCCTCGCCGACGCGGTGTGGCCGCTGCGGACGTAG
- a CDS encoding aldo/keto reductase: MTTTDTRTLALGTMSYGTRVEAPTAFALLDRYVERGGRWLDTADNYACWLSPSGRGGTSEATLGAWFRAHPGVRDQVRISTKLGADPVTPGVWPASWEGLSPTAIDRAIGHSLDRLGTDHVDLLWAHVEDRAVDLAAQVSALGALVSSGRAGRIGASNHATWRVERARTLARTAAVPSFTALQLRHTYLQPIPFAPLPDTGHVVASPEALDYAATEGLDLWSYTTLLGGAFTHPDRLQDAYRHPDTERRLATLARVAQRYGATSNQVVLAWLLDGSPRVTPIIGPSTLAQLDEAMDARDLHLDEDARAELDDGGTA; this comes from the coding sequence ATGACCACCACCGACACCCGCACCCTCGCACTCGGCACCATGTCCTACGGCACCCGCGTGGAGGCGCCGACCGCCTTCGCCCTGCTCGACCGCTACGTCGAGCGAGGTGGACGCTGGCTCGACACGGCCGACAACTACGCGTGCTGGCTCTCGCCCTCCGGTCGCGGTGGGACGAGCGAGGCCACACTCGGCGCGTGGTTCCGCGCCCACCCCGGCGTGCGCGACCAGGTCCGGATCTCCACCAAACTGGGCGCCGACCCGGTCACGCCCGGCGTCTGGCCCGCATCCTGGGAGGGCCTCAGCCCCACGGCGATCGACCGGGCGATCGGGCACTCGCTCGACCGGTTGGGCACCGACCACGTCGATCTGCTCTGGGCCCACGTCGAGGACCGCGCGGTGGACCTCGCGGCCCAGGTGAGCGCCCTCGGCGCGCTGGTCAGCTCGGGACGGGCCGGCCGGATCGGGGCGTCCAACCACGCCACCTGGCGGGTCGAGCGGGCGCGCACACTCGCCCGAACCGCCGCGGTGCCGTCGTTCACCGCACTCCAGCTGCGGCACACCTACCTGCAGCCGATCCCGTTCGCCCCGCTGCCGGACACCGGTCATGTCGTCGCCTCCCCCGAGGCGCTGGACTACGCGGCCACCGAAGGACTCGACCTGTGGTCGTACACCACCCTGCTCGGCGGGGCGTTCACCCACCCGGATCGGCTGCAGGACGCCTACCGCCACCCCGACACCGAGCGGCGGCTCGCCACCCTCGCACGGGTCGCCCAGCGGTACGGTGCCACCAGCAACCAGGTGGTGCTCGCATGGCTGCTGGACGGTTCGCCGCGGGTCACCCCGATCATCGGCCCCTCGACCCTCGCGCAGCTCGACGAAGCGATGGACGCCCGCGACCTGCACCTGGACGAGGACGCACGCGCGGAGCTCGACGACGGAGGCACGGCATGA
- a CDS encoding MerR family transcriptional regulator: MTTTPVTIGEASTRTGLSVDALRYYEDEGLIGPLDRDGANHRVFSENDLAWIAVITCMRDAGLGIADLRTFCDLLHRRRATADPVAFLRDRRAALAARAAVLDRAIAVLDDKIAHFSRVDAASTVPGADPTDT; the protein is encoded by the coding sequence ATGACGACCACACCGGTCACGATCGGCGAGGCGAGCACCCGGACCGGACTGTCGGTCGACGCGCTGCGCTACTACGAGGACGAGGGGCTGATCGGGCCGCTCGACCGCGACGGCGCCAACCACCGCGTGTTCTCCGAGAACGACCTCGCCTGGATCGCGGTCATCACCTGCATGCGCGACGCCGGACTCGGCATCGCCGACCTGCGCACGTTCTGCGATCTGCTGCACCGCCGCCGCGCCACCGCCGACCCGGTGGCATTCCTGCGGGACCGCCGGGCGGCGCTGGCCGCCCGGGCCGCGGTGCTGGACCGGGCGATCGCGGTGCTGGACGACAAGATCGCGCACTTCAGCCGGGTCGACGCTGCATCGACGGTGCCGGGCGCCGATCCGACCGACACCTGA
- a CDS encoding threonine/serine ThrE exporter family protein: protein MPTQPTDDELELIRQSGVALRVGRLSLSAGTGSYRVKSSMARVATALGIDRHQAHVTLTEITTTSHRGHSFRTEVTEVRSVGINADRLSELERLAGSLAANDRRVTVEEISADLDRIESKPLLYRPAVNALWAAIACAAFAFLNNGGPVEMAAVFVGAWLGQLVRRLLLHRGLNQFGVTMVAAALACLTYLGVVSVVHQLGATETRHAAGYISAVLFLIPGFPLVTGGLDLAKLDFSAGVARLSYALVVLTSAALAVWGVSTIAGLSPDPAVPPAFDPVLLTVLRLIASFVGVLGFALMFNSPWRMAVAAATVGMVANTVRLLLVDADMPAQAAAACAALLVGVLAAVIAPRMRIPRITVSVPAVVIMVPGAAAYRAIFHLSNGDTTQALAYGVQAGLVVIALCIGLAVARMVSDREWAFER from the coding sequence GTGCCGACCCAACCCACAGATGACGAGCTGGAACTGATCCGGCAGTCCGGTGTCGCCCTGCGGGTGGGGCGACTCAGCCTGTCCGCGGGCACCGGCTCCTACCGGGTGAAGTCGTCGATGGCGCGGGTCGCCACGGCCCTGGGCATCGACCGGCACCAGGCCCATGTCACCCTGACCGAGATCACCACCACCTCGCACCGGGGCCACTCGTTCCGCACCGAGGTGACCGAGGTCCGCAGCGTCGGGATCAACGCCGACCGGCTGTCGGAGCTGGAACGCCTGGCCGGGTCGCTGGCGGCGAACGACCGCCGGGTGACGGTCGAGGAGATCTCCGCCGACCTGGACCGGATCGAGTCCAAGCCGCTGCTCTACCGCCCGGCGGTCAACGCGCTGTGGGCGGCGATCGCCTGCGCCGCCTTCGCGTTCCTGAACAACGGCGGCCCGGTGGAGATGGCGGCGGTGTTCGTCGGCGCGTGGCTGGGACAGCTGGTGCGACGACTCCTGCTGCACCGCGGGCTGAACCAGTTCGGCGTGACGATGGTCGCCGCGGCGCTCGCCTGCCTGACCTACCTCGGGGTCGTCTCGGTCGTGCACCAGCTCGGGGCGACCGAGACCCGGCACGCGGCCGGGTACATCTCCGCGGTGCTGTTCCTGATCCCCGGTTTCCCGCTGGTCACCGGTGGACTCGACCTGGCCAAACTCGACTTCTCCGCCGGGGTGGCGCGACTGTCCTACGCGCTGGTGGTGCTCACCTCGGCGGCGCTCGCGGTGTGGGGCGTGTCGACCATCGCCGGGCTGTCACCCGATCCCGCGGTGCCCCCGGCCTTCGACCCGGTGCTGCTGACCGTGCTGCGGCTGATCGCCAGCTTCGTCGGCGTGCTCGGCTTCGCCCTGATGTTCAACAGCCCGTGGCGGATGGCGGTCGCCGCCGCGACCGTCGGGATGGTCGCCAACACGGTGCGGCTGCTGCTGGTGGACGCCGACATGCCGGCGCAGGCGGCGGCCGCCTGCGCCGCGCTGCTGGTCGGCGTGCTGGCCGCCGTGATCGCCCCGCGGATGCGGATCCCGCGCATCACCGTGTCGGTGCCGGCGGTGGTCATCATGGTGCCGGGTGCCGCCGCCTACCGGGCGATCTTCCACCTCTCCAACGGCGACACCACCCAGGCCCTGGCCTACGGGGTGCAGGCAGGACTGGTGGTGATCGCGCTGTGCATCGGGCTGGCGGTGGCCCGGATGGTGAGCGACCGCGAGTGGGCGTTCGAGCGTTGA
- a CDS encoding YchJ family protein produces the protein MSETRCPCLSGLRYDDCCGRFHRGHALAPTAEQLMRSRFSAFAVGDPAYLLATWHPRTRPESLELDPEDRWYRLDIHATERGGPFDDAGLVTFTAYHRGPQGAGTMHEVSRFVREDGRWLYLDGQVS, from the coding sequence GTGAGTGAGACCCGGTGCCCGTGCCTGAGCGGCCTGCGCTACGACGACTGCTGCGGGCGGTTCCATCGCGGCCACGCCCTGGCCCCGACCGCCGAACAGCTGATGCGCTCCCGGTTCAGCGCCTTCGCCGTCGGCGACCCGGCGTACCTGCTGGCGACCTGGCACCCGCGCACCCGGCCGGAGTCGCTGGAGCTGGACCCGGAGGACCGCTGGTACCGGCTGGACATCCACGCCACCGAGCGCGGCGGGCCCTTCGACGACGCCGGGCTGGTGACCTTCACCGCGTATCACCGCGGACCGCAGGGTGCCGGGACGATGCATGAGGTCAGCCGGTTCGTGCGCGAGGACGGGCGTTGGCTGTACCTGGACGGCCAGGTGTCCTGA
- the dtd gene encoding D-aminoacyl-tRNA deacylase, with protein MRAVIQRAHGASVRVDGTVVGAFEGEGLVVLVGVTHGDGPAQAEHIARKIADLRLLRGERSVTEAGAPVLVISQFTLYGDARKGRRPTWNAAAPGPVAEPLVDAVVADLRGRGLTVATGVFGADMAVSLVNDGPTTLLIESEAS; from the coding sequence ATGCGGGCGGTGATCCAGCGCGCGCACGGCGCCTCGGTCCGGGTGGACGGCACGGTGGTCGGGGCCTTCGAGGGGGAGGGCCTGGTGGTGCTGGTCGGGGTGACCCACGGCGACGGACCCGCCCAGGCCGAGCACATCGCCCGCAAGATCGCCGACCTGCGACTGCTGCGCGGTGAGCGCTCGGTGACCGAGGCCGGGGCGCCGGTCCTGGTGATCAGCCAGTTCACCCTCTACGGCGACGCCCGCAAGGGTCGGCGACCGACCTGGAACGCGGCGGCGCCCGGTCCAGTGGCGGAGCCGCTGGTGGACGCCGTGGTCGCCGATCTGCGGGGACGCGGGCTGACGGTGGCGACCGGGGTGTTCGGTGCCGACATGGCGGTGTCGCTGGTCAACGACGGTCCGACCACCCTGCTGATCGAGTCCGAGGCGTCGTAG
- a CDS encoding asparaginase, giving the protein MPGIRPGGPLFAEHLHAAAAVVTAAGARDIATDAVPLARVVRGDLVESVHAGHLVVLGPDGDVRLALGDPGVTVLARSSLKPLQAVGMLRAGLSSVHPTPEQLALACASHNGEPDHLRVVRAMLAAADLTEDDLANTPDMPLDPEAAFAWRTEGHGPAPLTQNCSGKHAAMLMTCAAHSGEFGWDTDSYWEPEHPVQIAVQAAVEELTGVPVEHTTIDGCGAPLFSTSLTGLAKAFGRIARAGASFGGSARSGIEVAALPEAQVALAMSEHPELVGGTGRDVTRAMRAVPGLVAKDGADGVYAAGLPDGSSLAFKIVDGGARPRPVVLAAALKVAGVDPALVEDLGEVPVLGHGEPVGAVVAAF; this is encoded by the coding sequence ATGCCGGGCATCCGACCGGGCGGACCGTTGTTCGCCGAGCACCTGCACGCTGCCGCCGCCGTGGTCACGGCAGCCGGGGCACGGGACATCGCGACCGACGCGGTGCCGCTGGCCCGGGTGGTCCGCGGTGATCTGGTCGAGTCCGTGCACGCCGGGCACCTGGTGGTGCTCGGGCCGGACGGCGACGTGCGGCTGGCCCTGGGCGACCCCGGGGTGACGGTGCTGGCGCGCTCGTCCCTCAAGCCGTTGCAGGCGGTGGGGATGCTGCGCGCCGGACTGAGCAGCGTGCACCCGACCCCGGAGCAGCTCGCGCTGGCCTGCGCCTCGCACAACGGGGAGCCGGACCACCTGCGGGTGGTGCGCGCGATGCTGGCCGCCGCCGACCTGACCGAGGACGACCTGGCGAACACGCCGGACATGCCGCTGGACCCGGAGGCGGCCTTCGCCTGGCGCACCGAGGGGCACGGACCGGCCCCGCTGACCCAGAACTGCTCCGGCAAGCACGCGGCGATGCTGATGACCTGCGCCGCCCACTCCGGCGAGTTCGGCTGGGACACCGACTCCTACTGGGAGCCCGAGCACCCGGTGCAGATCGCCGTCCAGGCTGCGGTGGAGGAGCTCACCGGCGTGCCGGTGGAGCACACCACCATCGACGGCTGCGGCGCGCCGCTGTTCTCCACCTCGCTGACCGGACTGGCCAAGGCCTTCGGCCGGATCGCCCGCGCCGGGGCCTCCTTCGGTGGTTCGGCGCGGTCCGGGATCGAAGTGGCGGCGCTGCCCGAGGCCCAGGTGGCGTTGGCGATGAGCGAGCACCCGGAGCTGGTCGGCGGCACCGGCCGGGACGTCACACGGGCGATGCGGGCTGTCCCCGGACTGGTCGCCAAGGACGGCGCCGACGGCGTGTACGCGGCCGGGCTGCCCGACGGGTCGTCGCTGGCGTTCAAGATCGTCGACGGCGGTGCCCGGCCCCGGCCGGTGGTGCTGGCCGCGGCGCTGAAGGTCGCCGGCGTCGATCCCGCGCTGGTCGAGGACCTGGGCGAGGTCCCGGTGCTCGGGCACGGCGAGCCGGTGGGCGCGGTGGTGGCGGCGTTCTGA
- a CDS encoding DUF2516 family protein, which produces MIFGNVQFILFSLFYFAVFVLCVWALIDAARRPAGAYVAAGKRTKQLWLIVLGVATAVSFIALPPLGALRFLALLAAVAAVVYLVDVKPAISGYSGGGRSSRGGW; this is translated from the coding sequence GTGATCTTCGGCAACGTGCAGTTCATCCTGTTCTCGCTGTTCTACTTCGCCGTCTTCGTGCTGTGCGTCTGGGCGCTGATCGATGCCGCCCGCCGTCCGGCCGGTGCCTATGTCGCCGCCGGGAAGCGGACCAAGCAGCTGTGGCTGATCGTGCTCGGGGTGGCGACGGCGGTGTCCTTCATCGCCCTGCCGCCGCTGGGTGCGCTGCGCTTCCTCGCCCTGCTCGCCGCGGTCGCCGCTGTGGTGTACCTGGTCGACGTGAAGCCCGCGATCAGCGGGTACTCCGGCGGCGGGCGCTCGTCCCGGGGCGGGTGGTGA
- a CDS encoding FUSC family protein, with protein MNTSHWPRIAVEARVRQGWSRVRTAFWPVMQAAMAAGVAFWLAHELLGHQAPFFAAVGAWVSLGFSADRDLRRVAELAVGVALGVALGDVVVHVIGTGAWQVAAVLVVSAFIARFIDRGPMLTTQAGVQSIVIVGLPTVAASGGPVGRWTDAVVGGLVALAVAALIPRDVRRRPRAQGRTAVEELAAMLGVLAKGMRTHQPSDIEDALMRGRATEPALAEWQDACAAARDLARVSPAARRHRTELQWLNRSAVRTDRAVRNARVLARRTKATLGTPEHGHDLSTLADIVQRTALAAEDLAAALGSGSEPLRASTTLLVLAEELDPFTLAPDDWQVQSLVLLIRSLVVDLLEASGVDSAQAHEALPEI; from the coding sequence GTGAACACCTCGCACTGGCCCCGGATCGCCGTCGAGGCCCGGGTCCGGCAGGGCTGGTCCCGGGTCCGCACCGCGTTCTGGCCGGTGATGCAGGCGGCGATGGCGGCCGGGGTCGCGTTCTGGTTGGCGCACGAGCTGCTGGGGCACCAGGCGCCGTTCTTCGCGGCGGTGGGGGCTTGGGTGTCGCTGGGCTTCAGCGCCGACCGCGACCTGCGCCGGGTGGCCGAGCTGGCGGTCGGGGTGGCCCTCGGGGTCGCGCTGGGCGACGTGGTGGTGCACGTGATCGGCACCGGCGCCTGGCAGGTCGCCGCGGTGCTGGTGGTGTCGGCGTTCATCGCCCGGTTCATCGACCGCGGTCCGATGCTGACCACCCAGGCCGGGGTGCAGTCGATCGTGATCGTCGGGCTGCCGACCGTCGCCGCCTCCGGTGGGCCGGTCGGGCGCTGGACCGATGCGGTGGTCGGTGGCCTGGTCGCGTTGGCGGTGGCCGCGCTGATCCCGCGCGACGTCCGTCGTCGACCCCGGGCGCAGGGCAGGACGGCGGTCGAGGAACTGGCGGCGATGCTCGGCGTGCTGGCCAAGGGGATGCGCACCCACCAGCCGTCGGACATCGAGGACGCGCTGATGCGGGGCCGTGCCACCGAACCGGCGCTCGCCGAATGGCAGGACGCCTGTGCCGCCGCCCGTGACCTGGCCCGGGTGTCACCGGCGGCCCGGCGGCACCGCACCGAGCTGCAGTGGCTGAACCGGTCCGCCGTGCGCACCGACCGGGCAGTGCGCAACGCGCGTGTGCTGGCCCGGCGCACCAAGGCGACCCTCGGCACCCCGGAGCACGGGCACGACCTGTCCACGCTCGCCGACATCGTGCAGCGCACCGCCCTGGCCGCCGAGGACCTGGCGGCCGCGCTCGGATCGGGGTCGGAACCCCTGCGGGCCTCCACCACGCTGCTGGTGCTGGCGGAGGAACTGGACCCGTTCACCCTGGCCCCTGACGACTGGCAGGTGCAGTCCCTGGTGCTGTTGATCCGGTCCCTGGTGGTCGACCTGTTGGAGGCCAGCGGCGTCGACTCGGCGCAGGCTCACGAGGCGCTGCCGGAGATCTGA